The DNA sequence CGGCGCAATTGCCATCTCGCGAACCGCGGCAGCCTCGGCCCCCGGCAGTTCACAGCTCAACGAGAACCGGTTGTCATTGAACCCCGCCACGCCCCGGTCACACCGCGTCACCGTGTTCAGGCCGCGCTGCGCCACTTCGAAGAATCCGGACGGCGCCGCATCCTGGGTGATCGACAGACTGTCCTGAATCGAGAGGATACGCGGCGGATCGATTTTCGCCCGGGCTGCGGAGACGATTTGCTGTCGGACGGAATTGTCCGGCATGTCCCCGTCCAGCGTCAGCACGCCGTTGGCGACACGGAACGACCAGTCGATTGCCGTGGCCGGAGTGCCCTCGCCCAGGTTTGAATAATCGAACGCGTCCCGCACACGCGTGACCGGGCGCGCAGATCCGAACAGGGTCGGTGCGCGAGCCCGCCGCACGGCGGCGACGGCCGCTTCGGCAGCCTCCCGGCTGGGTGGGCGCCCTTCCAGCGTGATCCATTGTCCCGAAACATTGGCCCGGGCCCACGCGGCATCTGCCTCGATCAGGGCTTCGGCAGCTGTCCGCCCGGCGGTCGACTGCACAACGCCAAAGGCGAACGGCCAGAGCGCGAACAGCAACAACAGCCCCAGCGCAATCAGCGGAATGCCGCCCAATGGAAAGAATGGCACAGGCTCGCCGGATGCCCGCCGCACCTTGCGCGTTTGCAGGAACCGTCCCCCGGTGCCGGTGCTGTCACTCAAACTGCAACCCTCATCACGCCTGTTATCCACGCCCCACCCGATTTCGGGAATTGCGTCAAACACTAGCCGAAACAAAGGGCTCCAACAACATTCCGATCCCGAAATGAAACGTCCGCGAAGACAATATTGCTGACAATTCTTCTTGGGATTCAGCCGGGGCGAGAGTTGTAATCAAGGCAAACGCCTGTCACGCGAACCGGGGCTTTACTTGCCGATGTCGTCGGGAATCGTCTGGTCCATGGTTTCTGCCGGATGACAGCAGGACGGGCCGCTGACAATGCGCGCCGGAACACCGGCCACCGTGCATTTCGCCGGTACATCCTTCAGCACAACGCTGCCGGCCGCCACCTTGGCCTCGTCGCCGATCTGGATGTTGCCCAGCACCTTGGCACCGACCGAGAGCAGCACGCCCTTGCCGATCTTCGGATGGCGATCGCCGACTTCCTTGCCGGTGCCGCCCAGCGTGACGCCATGCAGCAGCGAACAGCCATCGCCCACGACCGCCGTTTCACCAATCGTGATGCCGGACGCGTGGTCGAGCATGACGCCGGTGCCGATGCGGGCGGCCGGATGGATGTCCACTCCGAACAGTTCCGAAGCGCGGCTCTGAAAATGGAAGGCCAGTGTCTCCCGCCCTTCGCGCCACAGGAGGTTGGCCACGCGATAGGTCTGCAGGGCGAGGAAGCCCTTGAAATAGAGAAAGGGCTGCAACATGCCACGGCAGGCCGGATCCCGCTCCAGCACGGCCTGCATGTCGGCTTCCGCCGCATCGACCAGCGAGCGATGGGTGTCATAGGTCTCGCCCAGGATCTGACGCACCTGCTGGGTGCTCATCACCGGACTTTTCAGCTTCTCCGCGAGATGAAATGAAAGCGCCTGACACAGTGTGGCATGGGCCAGGATGGCCGAATTCAGATAGCTCGCCAGGGTCGGCTCATCTGCCGCAGCGGCGCGGGCCTCGAATCTGAGGCGGTTCCAGGCGGGCGCCGGGGCGCCGATATCCGGGTTCTCTGGCATGTCTCTTCCTTCCGGTCCCTGATCTATCGAAATGGGCCGTTTTGGCCCGAGTGCAACCCCTGTTGCCGGTTTACTCTGCTGGCACTTCGCGGCCGCCGAACATATGGCGCAGGGCCTTCCGCACCGGTTTCATCGTCGTGATCCGGAAGATGGCCGGCGTGAAGTACAATGCCAGCAGTGCCGAGCCGCCGACCCCGCCGGAAATGCCCGCCGCCAAAGGCATCCAGAAAGAATCCCCGGTCAGCAGGATCGGCACGAAACCGCCCATCGTGGTCAACGTGGTCGCCACGATATGCCGTGTGGCATCCACCACAACTTCGCGCTGGGCGATCACATCATCCGCCATGGCGCCGGGATTGGCCCTCAACAATGACAGAACGACAATGGAGCCATTGATCGCAATGCCGAACAGGCCCAGCCCGCCGATGATCGCATTGAACCCGAATGGCAGGTTGAACAGCCACACGCCGAAAAAGGCATAGCCCAGCGACAGGAACCCGGAGGCCAGCACCAGCAGCATCATGCGGAAGGAATTGAACACCAGCATGATCGCCCCTGCCATCACCATCACCAGCGGCACGCCAACAGCGGCGAGATTGCCGAGGGCGTCGCTGGAATTCTCCGCCTCCCCGCCAATCACGACGTCATAGCCCGCCGGGATGTGGAATCCGGTGTCCGCGAAGCGCGCCTGATAATCCGCCAGCACAGGCGCCGGCAAGGTATAGGGATCGAGATAGGCCAGGATCTGGTTCATGCGCTGGCCATTGCGCCGCGTGATCACGGCAGTCTCCGGGACGAGCGTGACATCGCCCAGGGCCGAAATGGGCGTGCCGGCACCGGTGCCAACCGTGGCGGAGCGCAGATCCGCCATGCCGGATCGACGCGACATGGGGGCAATCACCTTCACCGGCAGTTCCTCGGTGCCCTCCAGAACGGAGCCGGCCCGGACGCCTTCCAGCTCCGCGCTCAGATCTGCAGCAATATCCGTCAGACGCTCGCCCGCCATGGCAGAAGCGGCCTCATCGGCCTGCAGGCGCATGGTCGGCGCGCCAAGCTCGAGCGAGGCAACCGTGTAGGTGATCCCCGGCGTCTGGCCGAGCACGCCGCGGATCTCGTCGCCGATCCTGTCCAGCGTATCGAAATCATTGCCCATGATGCGCAACTCGATCGGCGCATCCGCTGGAGGTCCCTGTTCGAATGGCAGGGCCAGGAAGCGCGCGCTTGGAAACTCCTCACGCACCATGCGCTGCACTTCGCCGACGATCTCGTGCGTGCGCTCATTCGAATCCAGCTGAATCCAGCCGGTGGCGAACCCTTCAACGCCTTCGGTATTGTTGAGGACATTGTAATAGACACGCGGAGATGGCTGGCCGAGCACCCAGGTCACATCCTCCACCCCCTCGATGGCACTGATCATGTCCGTTGCGCGGTGCGCCACATCGACCGTGTCATGTATGTCCGCTTCAGGTGACAGCTGGAACGTCACCTGAAACTGGTCGCGCTCCGTCTGCGGAAAGAACTGAGAGGGCAACTGACCCACCAGCCAGAACCCGAAGATTGCCGGCGCCACGCCGATGGCGATGCCGAGCAGCGGGAATCGCAGCGTCGCTTCGATGGAGGCCCGATAGCCATCCGAGATGAAATCGTTCATCACGCCGTCCCGCCACCAGCGGCGCGGGCGTTTCGCCTGTCCGGTTTCCCAGCCGCGCTTGCGGTCAAACCAGCCGGCCATGGCGGGGATCACGGTGATGGAGACGATGAAGGAAGCCGAAATCGAGAACACAACCGACAGGCCGATCATGCCCACAAATTCTCCGGCGCCGCCGGGAAGCAGGGCAATCGGCGCAAACGCCAGGGCTGTGGTCAGTGTGGACGCCGCCAGCGGCGCAGCCAGATGGCCAAGGCTCTGCCGGATGGCCTCGAACCGGTTCTTCCCCTTGGCCCGCAACTGGTCGAACTCGTCAACCACGACAATCGCATTGTCGATAAGAAGTCCAAGCGAAATGACGAGGCCGGTCACCGACATCTGGTGGAGCGGATGACCGAACACGCTGAACAGGATCAGCACGAGGCTGATCGTCAGCGGGATGGCCATGCCGACCACGATGGCCGAGCGCCACCCCATCGTGACGAACAGGACAAGCACGACGATGAAGGCCGAGAACAGCAGGCTTTGCGCAAGGCCGTTCAACCGGTCATTGGTGTAGCGGCTCTGGTCGAACACGGTCTCGACCTTCAGCCCCGGCGGTGCAGAGGCTGCAAACTCGTCCGCGATCGCCCGCGCGCTTTCCGCCCATCTGTCCACACGCTGCCCGGGTGAAATGTACACACCCACCAGCACCGTCCTCAGATTGTTCTCATAGGCCTGTTTCGTCGCCGGGTCCGCATAGCCTTTCTCGACCCGGGCAACATCGCCAACGCGCACGGCCGATCCGTCGGCGCGCTGCAGAAGCGGCACCTGACGGACCCGGGATATGCCATCAAATTCACCGCCGACTTCCAGGCCGATTGTACCGCCTTGCCCGCGCAGACGCCCGGCCGGAGTCTTGCTGTCCGCCGATGCGATCAGTCCCGCCGCGTCGCGGAAGGACAGGCCGGCTGCCGATAGCGCCTGCGGGTCGACCACCACACGCACTTCTTCTTCGGGCAGGCCGTAGGTTTCGGTTTCCTCCGTGCCGGGCAGGCGCTGGAACTTGTCCTCGAGATCCAGCACCAATCGGCGCATGACGGTGAGGGGCGGATCGCCTTCGCCCGTCCAGGTCAGTCCGACGACCAGCGTCGCCGCGCCCACATAAAGCCGCTCCACTTCCGGCGATCCGACGCCTGCGGGAAACTGCGCCTGCGCCTCCTCGACCTGCCCCCGGATCAGCGTCCAGGTATCGTCCACTTCGCCCTCCGACAGGTCTTCGCGGATCTGGATGCGGACCTGCGAAAAACCGGCCCGGCTGGTGGACGTGACTTCCTCGATCTCGGCAAGCTCCATCAAGGCGGCCTCGACCGGCTCGGTGACCAGCGCCTCGACGCGTTCCGCATCTGCGCCGGGATACGGCGTCAGCACGAAGCCGTAGCGCTCGATCAGGGTCGGATCCTCCTGGCGCCCCAGAGTCAGCATGGCCCCGAGACCGCCAATCAGGACCACCAGGATGGCGAGAATGGCCAGGCGCGGCAACTTGAAGAACAGCGTCGACATGACCTTCAGCCGCCGTTCACAGCCGCCGCGCGATGAACGTCGCGCGGTTCCACCGGCAAGCCAGGCACAATCCGCTGCAGGCCGTCCGTGATGACTCTTTCTCCGGCCTCGACTGCGCCGCGTACAAAGGCCCTGTCCCCGTCGGTGTGCACCATTTCCACGGGCCGTGTGGCAACGGTCCAGCCGGATCCGGCCGGCTCGGCAACATAAATCGTCCACAGGCCGCGGGAAGCGGTCGACAATGATTTCACTGGCACCCAGAAGCCCGGCTCATCGATGTCACGCTGCATGGTCAGGCGCACGACGGCGCCAGAGGCCACAGCGCCGGTATTGTCGATTTCAAACACGGCGGCCACGGTTCGCTGCGCCGGATCGATGACACCGGTCACGCTGCGTAGAACGGCTTCCACCGGACCGGTGTCTGCCTGCAGCTGATAGGTTTCGCCAGGGCTCAGGCGCGCTGCACTCCCGGCCGGCAAGCCGATGCGCGCTTCCAGATGCGCGGCTTCCACAAGGTCCAGCACGGGCTGGCCTGCTCCGGCAATCGTGCCCTCGTCGGCCAGGCGGGCTGTCACCACTCCGTCGAAGGGGGCTGTGATACGGGAGAGGTCAATCTGGACCCGGAAAATGTCGGCCTGCGCCTTCGCGGCTTCCACTCGAGCCAGAGCGGTATCAGCCTGCGCTTCGGCTTCGTCGACCGCCTGCTGGGACACATGTCCCTGCATTTTCAGCTTCCGCTGCCGTTCAACTGTGCTGAGGGCAAGAGAATGCGCCGCGCGAGCTTCCTCGATCACCGCGTCTGCTGACGCAAGCTGGGCCCGCAGACCACGCGTATCCAGGCTGGCCAGCACGCTGCCGCGCTTGACCCGGTCGCCGACATCTACCGCAATGGTCTCGATCCGCCCGCCACTGGAGAATCCCAGCGCGCTGCTGCGTCTGGCTTCCGCGAGACCGGAATAGGTCTCGTTCAGCGTGAAGGCTGTGACCAGTTCGACGGGCGCAACCTGAACCGTCATGGGCGCCGGGGCCGCCTTGGCAATCTTCGGCCCCTCCTCGCTGCGCAGACGGGTCGCAGCAAAGACGAGACCGGCGCAGACCAACGCCAGAACGATCATGAAGAACAACCCTTTCAGGGCTGTCGGCCGCTTGTCGCGCGACACGTCTCCGGTGTGGGGATCAGTCTCTGTCATGAAGTATGTCCTGGAAGGTCGCCATTGGTGTCCGTCACCGCAGGCTTCAACAGGCTGCGGATCTGGAGGCTTGCATGAAACTCGATGAAATCGCTTGCCGAAATCGGGTTCTCGTCCGGGACGAGTTGGTGGAATTTCGGCACGTGAATAAGCAGCTGGGCGAGCCCGTGGGACCCCGCCCAGAGGGACTTTGCCGCCATGACCGGGTCCAGTACGGGATCGAACACGCCCAGTTCCTGTCCCTCTCTGACCATGCTGATCAGCACGCCGAATGCCTGCCCTTTCTGGGATGCGACGAAGCCCTCCCAGGACAGGATACCGGCTCCGTTCTCGGGAAGGTCATGCTGGATGCTGGAAAAGGCCGCAGCATAATGGAAAGGACGCGTCACGGCCGTTTCAACATAGGTCGCGACACACGCTTTCGCGCGCTCCAGAAATGGTCGGTCAGCGCTGGAACTGTTGTCGACCTTCTCGAGCAGCCGTTCGAAGAACGCCTCCTTCAATTCGTCGATCAATTCCTCCTTGGAACCGAAATACTTGTAGATCGCTGCCGGTGAATAATCGATTTCGTCGGCCAGACGCCGGATCGACAGCCCTGTCTCGCCTTCCCGCGCAAAAACGCGCTCGGCAGCCGAGATGATCGACTCCCGCACGCGCAGGCGGCGGCGGTCAGCCGGCGTTACCTCGGGGGCGTTGTCTGTTTCCATTTGATCCAGCGCTCAAGCAGAGTGTTCAGAAAGTGAACACTGTTCACTCTTGTACTCCCATCCACCTGAAATCACAACACGCAATTCGTTAATGGCCGCCTTCAAGATCATCGCGGCGGCACCTATGTTGCGGCAATGACAAAGCGATTCCCCCCCGCCCCCGCCATTGGTACGCCCATGCTGGCCACCCGTCCCAGCGCCGAGGCACGCCAGCTCCTGGCCCGCCGCCGGTCTGCTGGAAAGCACTTCATCAACGAACCAGGCCCATCACCGGACGCGCTCGACGAGTTGCTGGAAATCGCCGCCCGCGTGCCAGATCATCGCAAACTGACTCCATGGCGTTTCATTGTGTTCGAGGGCGAGGCCCGCGCGGATTTCGGTCAGGAACTCGCCCGCATTCGCGGCGAAACGCTTGAAGATGCAGAATCCCGGGACTTGATGGAAGCCGCCGGCCTGTTCCTGCGCGCCCCCACTGTCGTCGCCGTCATCTCCTCGCCGAAAGATGACGGGCGAACACCTGTCTGGGAACAGGAGCTGTCTGCCGGTGCCGTCTGCTACAATCTTCTGCTGGCGGCCAATGCCAGCGGCTGGGCGGGCGCATGGCTCAGCGAGTGGCCGGCCTTTGACTCGCAAGTTGCCGACGCACTCGGCCTGGAGGGCACGGAGCGCGTGGCCGGCTTCATCTATCTCGGCACATCCAGGGTCGCCCCGCCCGAACGCGGACGCGCCTGCATGTCAGACATCGTCACACGCTGGTCGCGCTAGCCCCGGCCACGATAGGACGCGACGCCGGTCTCGGGCACATAGAGTCCTGCCGGCACATCACCCGACTGCCAGAACACATCGATCGGGATCCCGCCGCGCGGATACCAGTATCCGGAGATGCGCAGCCAGTTCGCTTCGGTGAAGTCGAAGATCTTCTTGCCGATGGATACAGTGCATTCCTCATGGAAGGCTCCGTGATTCCGGAAGCTGGTGAGGTAGAGCTTCAGGCTTTTGGACTCGACCAGCCACTCTCCGGGCGCATAGTCGATCACCAGATGGGCAAAATCAGGCTGGCCGGTCACGGGACACAGCGATGTGAATTCCGGAGCCACGAACCGGGTCAGGTACAATGTGTCCGCATGGGGATTGGCCACACGTTCAAGCCGGGCCTCTTCAGGACTCTGCGGTTGGTGGGTCTGCTGGCCGAGTTGGCCCAGCCCCTGATAAATCGGATTGTCAGCCATATTAGAGGATCGCCGGTACGGGAATGAGGTTGAAGGTGAGCCCCATATAGAGCGCATAGGCGAAAAGGAGAACCGCTCCCTCCCAGCGCGCCACCAGCTTGCCCGTAATCGCAAACACCACCATCAGCGCGACCGACAGGACCAGCGCCGCAATATCGCCCACACTGATCAGGCTGTTGCCGATGCCGGAGGCCATTGCATCGGCGGTGACATCGCCACTCGGTTCGCGGCGCACGCTGAACGGGTGCACAAGGGCGGTCAGCCCCAGAATGCCGAGAATGTTGAAGATGTTCGAGCCGATGATGTTGCCCAGCGCGACGTCTGCCTTGCCCCGGAAAGCGGCGATGGCCGACGTCGCGAGTTCCGGCAGGCTGGTGCCGACTGCAACAATCGACAGGCCGATCACGGTTTCGCTGACACCGAATTCCCGCGCGATGACGACGCCGCCATCTACCAGAAATTTGGCGCCAAGCACAACACCCGCAAGACCGGCCAACGCAATCAGCGCGCCCAGCGCAACGCCGTAATTCGCCTCGACCGTCTCCCCTTCCCCAGCATGCATTTCGGCCACCGCGCCCTGGCTGGCCCGGTCTGCCATCAGCGAAAACACAATATAGATCGCTAGAGCAGTAACGAGCAGCGCACCACCGAGCCGCGAGAAAAGATCGAACCAGATCATCGTGCAAAGCAACAGCGTGGCCAACAACATCAGAAGCGTGTCCCGCATGAGGGCGCGAGGGTTGGTGATGATCGGATGAATTACGGCCGCCACACCTAGTACCAGCAGGATGTTGGCAATATTGGAACCGACCACGTTTCCGACCGCTATACCAACGGCATCGGCGTTGATGGCATTGAGGCTGGTCACCAGTTCCGGCACCGAAGTTCCGAAGCCGACGAGTGTCAGACCAATCACCAGTTCGGAGATATTGAGCTTGCGCGCAACACTCACCGATCCCCGGACAAGCCCTTCGCCCCCGACAAACAGGAGGACGAGGCCGCCAAGAACCATCAGATATGTCATGAAAATCCCCGTGGGAAAAAGTTGAAGTGCAAATATGGGGGGATGCGCGACGCGCCGCAATCAGGCCCTTGCCAAGTATTTCTGCGGGAACGGTTGGCGTCGCAAAGCCGCAAAAAAAACAGCTATCGGGTTGGAAGCGACAAATTTCAGCAAACTTGTTCACCGTACACTCAGCTCAATGGCGCACAATTCGCCGTGAATATTCAGGGACTGACGTCGACATGGTAAACCGGGCAGAACGCCTGACCGACACGCGCCGCCTGCAACTTGGCAGAATGGCTGTGTGCTGCGTGGCGCTCGGCCTGTTGCCAGCTTGTGCGTATCTGCGCGGAAACGGAACTGGCGAGTCTGCCACCTCCGGTTCGGCATATATGCCCGTAACCTTCGACGGTGTACCAAACTCCCTGGAAGACGGCGCACGCGATGCCGTATCGATCCGGGCGGGTGCCCCCACCAGTCTTCTGGACGTTCGCCGGAGAGCCAATCAGGCCGCAGACACCCTTCAGGAATACCTCGCATCCGAAGGCTATTTCGCTGCGGTCGTCACGCCTGATCTGGTCGAAGACATGGACATGACGCCCCGGCTGGATGTTGATCCCGGTGAGCGTTTCACCATCGCATCGGTCACTCTTGCTGGCACCGGCGACCTGCCGGAGGAGGTGCTGACCCGACTTGAGCTTGTCTCAGATGAGCTGGGCATCGGCACCTGGGCCGTGACCGAAGACATCGAAAGTCTCGACAAGCGCCTGGTCACCACATTGCGCAAGGCCGGCTATGCCTTTGCCGAAAGCGAAGGGATTGATGCGCTGGCATCCCGGGCGGATTCGACACTGGAGCTGACCTATTCGCTCTCCCCCGGACCGCGCGTCCGCCTGGGAGACCTGATTGTTCCGGTGGACTTGAAAACGCGTCCGGGCGCCATCCGCACCCTGCGCAACTGGCAACCCGGAGACTTCTACAAGCCGGACACAATGGAAACACTGCGCACGCGCCTGCGCAGCACGGACCTGTTCGACGGGATCGGGGTCAAGATTGCTGAAAATCCGGGAACTGACGGGTATCACTCCGTTGAGCTGCAGCTCTCGGAAGGCAAACGCCGGTCGATCAGCGCAGGTCTCAGCGTGTCCACTTCGGAAGGCGCGGGCGCCACGGCCAGCTGGGAACGCCGCAACCTGACCGGTGTCGGCGACACGCTGGGCGTGGACGCCCAGATCGCCACCCTGACCAGCGAACTGACACTGAGCTATGAACGCCCGAACATCGGCAGATATGGCCGCGATTTCTCAGCCGAGACCGGCATTCGTGCGGAAGAAACGGATGCCTACGACCTGCAGGGCGTCAGTGCCACAGCCAGCCTGTCGCAACCCTTCAATGATCACTTCACATTGTCCGCAGGCGCAACAATCGACGCGACGCGGTCAACCGACTATGAATTGCGATCCGCCGGCCAGGATGAATATGTCGAACAGGTCACCTTTTCGTTCCCGTTGGGCGCGACCTACGACACGGTGAAACAGCCGCTGGACCCGCAGGCCGGCAATCGTATCGCACTGGGTGTAGAGCCGGGCGTCTCAGTTGGCGACAGCGAGGCGCCCTTCACACGCATTACGACATCGGCATCGACCTACAGAAAGATTACCGACCGGCTTGTGGCGGCTGTCCGCGCCGAGGCCGGCACTTTCCTTGGCGATGATGATGTGCCGGTGGACCGGAAATTCTACGCCGGAGGCGGCGGCTCTGTCCGTGGCTTCGAATATCAATCCCTGTCTCCCACCGATACCGACGGCAACATCATTGGCGGCGATGCGATGTTTGCAGCGTCCGCGGAACTCCGGTTCCGGCACTCCGACCGCTGGGGATACGTCGCCTTCGTGGATTCGGGTTACGCCGCTGGCTCGATTGATGAGGCCATCAGCGAGATGCGCATGTCTGCTGGCTTCGGCATTCGCTTCTATCCGGGGTTCGGTCCGATCCGGTTCGACATTGCGACGCCGCTGGACCGGCAGGAGGGTGAAGATCCGGTTCAGATCTATGTGTCGATCGGGCAGGCATTCTGATGTCAGTCCTCTCGCCGCTCCTTGGAATGGTTCGTCGTCGCCCCTGGCTGGTGGTGAGCCTGTCGGTCCTGATGGTCGTGCTGGCCTGCCTGGCCGCAGCGCGCCTCTGGATCGGGTCCAGCGGCGGACGCGCCTTCATCGAATCGCAGATCGACGGACGCAAGGCGGGAAGCTTCGGACGGATCGACATAGAAGGCTTGTCAGGCGACCCACTTGATCGGTTCGGCGCCGCGCGGATCACCCTGACAGATGCCGAAGGGGTCTGGCTGTCCATCGAGGATGTTGATCTGGCCTGGTCACCCGCCCGGCTGATGTCGCGAACGGTAAAGCTCGACCTTGTCAGCGCCGGAAAGGTGGACATCCGCCGGCGCCCCGTCACGGAAACACGCGACAAGCAGACTGATGGCTCTTCCGGCGACTGGGCCGTGTCGCTCGACCAGTTGAAGATTGA is a window from the Hyphomonas sp. genome containing:
- a CDS encoding calcium/sodium antiporter, which produces MTYLMVLGGLVLLFVGGEGLVRGSVSVARKLNISELVIGLTLVGFGTSVPELVTSLNAINADAVGIAVGNVVGSNIANILLVLGVAAVIHPIITNPRALMRDTLLMLLATLLLCTMIWFDLFSRLGGALLVTALAIYIVFSLMADRASQGAVAEMHAGEGETVEANYGVALGALIALAGLAGVVLGAKFLVDGGVVIAREFGVSETVIGLSIVAVGTSLPELATSAIAAFRGKADVALGNIIGSNIFNILGILGLTALVHPFSVRREPSGDVTADAMASGIGNSLISVGDIAALVLSVALMVVFAITGKLVARWEGAVLLFAYALYMGLTFNLIPVPAIL
- a CDS encoding efflux RND transporter periplasmic adaptor subunit — encoded protein: MTETDPHTGDVSRDKRPTALKGLFFMIVLALVCAGLVFAATRLRSEEGPKIAKAAPAPMTVQVAPVELVTAFTLNETYSGLAEARRSSALGFSSGGRIETIAVDVGDRVKRGSVLASLDTRGLRAQLASADAVIEEARAAHSLALSTVERQRKLKMQGHVSQQAVDEAEAQADTALARVEAAKAQADIFRVQIDLSRITAPFDGVVTARLADEGTIAGAGQPVLDLVEAAHLEARIGLPAGSAARLSPGETYQLQADTGPVEAVLRSVTGVIDPAQRTVAAVFEIDNTGAVASGAVVRLTMQRDIDEPGFWVPVKSLSTASRGLWTIYVAEPAGSGWTVATRPVEMVHTDGDRAFVRGAVEAGERVITDGLQRIVPGLPVEPRDVHRAAAVNGG
- a CDS encoding TetR/AcrR family transcriptional regulator; protein product: METDNAPEVTPADRRRLRVRESIISAAERVFAREGETGLSIRRLADEIDYSPAAIYKYFGSKEELIDELKEAFFERLLEKVDNSSSADRPFLERAKACVATYVETAVTRPFHYAAAFSSIQHDLPENGAGILSWEGFVASQKGQAFGVLISMVREGQELGVFDPVLDPVMAAKSLWAGSHGLAQLLIHVPKFHQLVPDENPISASDFIEFHASLQIRSLLKPAVTDTNGDLPGHTS
- the queF gene encoding preQ(1) synthase, which gives rise to MADNPIYQGLGQLGQQTHQPQSPEEARLERVANPHADTLYLTRFVAPEFTSLCPVTGQPDFAHLVIDYAPGEWLVESKSLKLYLTSFRNHGAFHEECTVSIGKKIFDFTEANWLRISGYWYPRGGIPIDVFWQSGDVPAGLYVPETGVASYRGRG
- a CDS encoding efflux RND transporter permease subunit; translation: MSTLFFKLPRLAILAILVVLIGGLGAMLTLGRQEDPTLIERYGFVLTPYPGADAERVEALVTEPVEAALMELAEIEEVTSTSRAGFSQVRIQIREDLSEGEVDDTWTLIRGQVEEAQAQFPAGVGSPEVERLYVGAATLVVGLTWTGEGDPPLTVMRRLVLDLEDKFQRLPGTEETETYGLPEEEVRVVVDPQALSAAGLSFRDAAGLIASADSKTPAGRLRGQGGTIGLEVGGEFDGISRVRQVPLLQRADGSAVRVGDVARVEKGYADPATKQAYENNLRTVLVGVYISPGQRVDRWAESARAIADEFAASAPPGLKVETVFDQSRYTNDRLNGLAQSLLFSAFIVVLVLFVTMGWRSAIVVGMAIPLTISLVLILFSVFGHPLHQMSVTGLVISLGLLIDNAIVVVDEFDQLRAKGKNRFEAIRQSLGHLAAPLAASTLTTALAFAPIALLPGGAGEFVGMIGLSVVFSISASFIVSITVIPAMAGWFDRKRGWETGQAKRPRRWWRDGVMNDFISDGYRASIEATLRFPLLGIAIGVAPAIFGFWLVGQLPSQFFPQTERDQFQVTFQLSPEADIHDTVDVAHRATDMISAIEGVEDVTWVLGQPSPRVYYNVLNNTEGVEGFATGWIQLDSNERTHEIVGEVQRMVREEFPSARFLALPFEQGPPADAPIELRIMGNDFDTLDRIGDEIRGVLGQTPGITYTVASLELGAPTMRLQADEAASAMAGERLTDIAADLSAELEGVRAGSVLEGTEELPVKVIAPMSRRSGMADLRSATVGTGAGTPISALGDVTLVPETAVITRRNGQRMNQILAYLDPYTLPAPVLADYQARFADTGFHIPAGYDVVIGGEAENSSDALGNLAAVGVPLVMVMAGAIMLVFNSFRMMLLVLASGFLSLGYAFFGVWLFNLPFGFNAIIGGLGLFGIAINGSIVVLSLLRANPGAMADDVIAQREVVVDATRHIVATTLTTMGGFVPILLTGDSFWMPLAAGISGGVGGSALLALYFTPAIFRITTMKPVRKALRHMFGGREVPAE
- a CDS encoding OmpA family protein, giving the protein MSDSTGTGGRFLQTRKVRRASGEPVPFFPLGGIPLIALGLLLLFALWPFAFGVVQSTAGRTAAEALIEADAAWARANVSGQWITLEGRPPSREAAEAAVAAVRRARAPTLFGSARPVTRVRDAFDYSNLGEGTPATAIDWSFRVANGVLTLDGDMPDNSVRQQIVSAARAKIDPPRILSIQDSLSITQDAAPSGFFEVAQRGLNTVTRCDRGVAGFNDNRFSLSCELPGAEAAAVREMAIAPIPLGEVGAVDIIAHEAVATCESSLADLLGDTRIEFQSSSAVIGASSAGLLDSVAEAVRSCPGTLRIAGYTDSTGLPDMNRALSQARAEAVRNALIARGVPPGRLVATGYGDASPVASNTTPQGRAQNRRIEIRVIRVSE
- a CDS encoding autotransporter assembly complex family protein, with the translated sequence MVNRAERLTDTRRLQLGRMAVCCVALGLLPACAYLRGNGTGESATSGSAYMPVTFDGVPNSLEDGARDAVSIRAGAPTSLLDVRRRANQAADTLQEYLASEGYFAAVVTPDLVEDMDMTPRLDVDPGERFTIASVTLAGTGDLPEEVLTRLELVSDELGIGTWAVTEDIESLDKRLVTTLRKAGYAFAESEGIDALASRADSTLELTYSLSPGPRVRLGDLIVPVDLKTRPGAIRTLRNWQPGDFYKPDTMETLRTRLRSTDLFDGIGVKIAENPGTDGYHSVELQLSEGKRRSISAGLSVSTSEGAGATASWERRNLTGVGDTLGVDAQIATLTSELTLSYERPNIGRYGRDFSAETGIRAEETDAYDLQGVSATASLSQPFNDHFTLSAGATIDATRSTDYELRSAGQDEYVEQVTFSFPLGATYDTVKQPLDPQAGNRIALGVEPGVSVGDSEAPFTRITTSASTYRKITDRLVAAVRAEAGTFLGDDDVPVDRKFYAGGGGSVRGFEYQSLSPTDTDGNIIGGDAMFAASAELRFRHSDRWGYVAFVDSGYAAGSIDEAISEMRMSAGFGIRFYPGFGPIRFDIATPLDRQEGEDPVQIYVSIGQAF
- a CDS encoding nitroreductase → MTKRFPPAPAIGTPMLATRPSAEARQLLARRRSAGKHFINEPGPSPDALDELLEIAARVPDHRKLTPWRFIVFEGEARADFGQELARIRGETLEDAESRDLMEAAGLFLRAPTVVAVISSPKDDGRTPVWEQELSAGAVCYNLLLAANASGWAGAWLSEWPAFDSQVADALGLEGTERVAGFIYLGTSRVAPPERGRACMSDIVTRWSR
- the cysE gene encoding serine O-acetyltransferase, whose product is MPENPDIGAPAPAWNRLRFEARAAAADEPTLASYLNSAILAHATLCQALSFHLAEKLKSPVMSTQQVRQILGETYDTHRSLVDAAEADMQAVLERDPACRGMLQPFLYFKGFLALQTYRVANLLWREGRETLAFHFQSRASELFGVDIHPAARIGTGVMLDHASGITIGETAVVGDGCSLLHGVTLGGTGKEVGDRHPKIGKGVLLSVGAKVLGNIQIGDEAKVAAGSVVLKDVPAKCTVAGVPARIVSGPSCCHPAETMDQTIPDDIGK